One genomic window of Candidatus Fusobacterium pullicola includes the following:
- the yaaA gene encoding S4 domain-containing protein YaaA, which produces MEEVKISTEFIKLDQFLKWVGVCDTGVDAKFFILDGNVKVNGEVELRRGKKLYPGDKVEAAGQSFLVK; this is translated from the coding sequence ATGGAAGAGGTAAAAATATCAACTGAATTTATAAAGTTAGATCAATTTTTAAAATGGGTAGGAGTTTGTGATACAGGAGTAGATGCAAAGTTCTTTATCCTAGATGGAAATGTAAAGGTAAATGGAGAGGTTGAGTTAAGAAGAGGTAAAAAGCTATATCCAGGAGATAAAGTTGAAGCAGCTGGACAAAGTTTCTTAGTTAAGTAA